Proteins encoded in a region of the Bradyrhizobium sp. CB3481 genome:
- a CDS encoding bifunctional 2-C-methyl-D-erythritol 4-phosphate cytidylyltransferase/2-C-methyl-D-erythritol 2,4-cyclodiphosphate synthase has product MPRPERTAAILVAAGRGLRAGAGGPKQYREIGGQTVIFRAMQAFCQHPDVFAVQPVVNPDDAAIFNEAVAGLRHQPPTNGGATRQASVHAGLEALAAEKPDIVLIHDAARPFVTPDVISRAIDAAGRTGAAIPTVAVADTIKQVCDAGNVEATPDRARLRIAQTPQAFRFDVILDAHRRAAREGRSDFTDDAALAEWAGLTVATFEGDPANMKLTTPEDFVREEARLAAQLGDIRTGTGYDVHAFGDGDHLMLCGVRVPHTRGFLAHSDGDVGLHALVDAILGALADGDIGSHFPPSDPQWKGAASDKFLKYAVDRVTARGGRVANLEVTMICERPKIGPLRDVMRARIAEITGLDISRVAVKATTSERLGFTGREEGIAATASATIRLPWDDKGWGE; this is encoded by the coding sequence ATGCCCAGACCTGAGCGCACCGCCGCCATCCTCGTCGCAGCCGGACGCGGGCTTCGCGCCGGCGCCGGCGGACCCAAGCAATATCGCGAGATCGGCGGGCAGACGGTGATCTTCCGGGCCATGCAGGCGTTCTGCCAGCATCCGGACGTGTTCGCCGTGCAACCGGTGGTCAATCCCGATGATGCCGCGATCTTCAATGAAGCCGTCGCGGGACTACGCCATCAGCCGCCAACCAATGGCGGTGCGACTCGCCAGGCATCGGTGCATGCCGGGCTCGAGGCGCTGGCGGCGGAAAAGCCCGACATCGTCCTGATCCACGACGCGGCGCGGCCGTTCGTTACACCGGATGTGATTTCGCGCGCGATCGATGCTGCCGGCCGGACCGGCGCCGCCATCCCGACCGTTGCTGTTGCCGACACGATCAAGCAGGTCTGTGATGCCGGCAACGTCGAGGCGACGCCGGACCGTGCGAGACTGCGGATCGCGCAAACGCCGCAGGCGTTTCGCTTCGATGTCATTCTCGATGCCCACCGCCGCGCCGCGCGCGAGGGCCGCAGCGATTTCACAGATGATGCGGCACTCGCGGAATGGGCGGGATTGACGGTGGCGACCTTTGAAGGCGATCCTGCAAACATGAAACTGACAACGCCAGAAGATTTCGTCCGCGAGGAAGCCCGCCTCGCCGCCCAGCTCGGCGACATCAGGACCGGCACCGGCTATGACGTGCACGCCTTCGGCGATGGCGATCATTTGATGCTTTGCGGCGTCCGCGTACCGCACACCCGCGGGTTTCTTGCCCATTCCGACGGCGATGTCGGCCTGCATGCCCTGGTCGACGCCATTCTCGGCGCGCTGGCGGATGGCGATATCGGCTCGCACTTTCCGCCGAGCGATCCGCAATGGAAGGGTGCCGCTTCGGACAAGTTCCTGAAGTACGCTGTCGACCGCGTCACGGCGCGCGGCGGCCGCGTAGCCAATCTCGAAGTCACGATGATCTGCGAGCGTCCCAAGATCGGGCCGCTGCGCGACGTCATGCGGGCCCGCATTGCTGAGATCACCGGGCTTGATATCTCCCGCGTCGCGGTGAAGGCGACGACCAGCGAACGGCTTGGCTTCACCGGTCGCGAGGAAGGCATCGCCGCCACCGCGAGCGCCACCATCCGCCTCCCCTGGGACGATAAAGGTTGGGGCGAGTAA
- a CDS encoding CinA family protein, with amino-acid sequence MSGSDARALSRSLLDLCRMRKLTIATAESCTGGLVAGALTDIPGSSDVIDRGFVTYSNEAKRAMLGVKLSTLTTFGAVSKETATAMAVGALEKAGVDLAVSITGIAGPGGATPGKPVGLVHFAVASRDGKIVHREFRFGAIGRTTVRQRSVVEALRMLMELARGPQPPIKPRQTMSRLRPRVARTPRRSAVKRRRPTRT; translated from the coding sequence ATGAGCGGCAGCGACGCGCGCGCCCTCTCCCGCTCGCTGCTCGATCTATGCCGGATGCGCAAGCTGACGATCGCGACGGCCGAGTCCTGCACGGGGGGGCTGGTCGCCGGCGCGCTCACCGACATTCCCGGCTCATCCGACGTGATCGACCGCGGCTTCGTCACCTATTCCAATGAGGCCAAGCGCGCGATGCTTGGCGTCAAGCTTTCGACACTCACAACCTTCGGCGCCGTGAGCAAGGAAACCGCGACCGCGATGGCAGTCGGCGCGCTGGAAAAGGCCGGCGTCGATCTCGCGGTATCCATCACCGGCATCGCAGGCCCGGGCGGCGCCACGCCGGGCAAGCCGGTTGGCCTCGTCCATTTCGCGGTCGCCTCGCGCGACGGAAAGATCGTGCACCGCGAGTTCCGCTTCGGCGCCATCGGCCGCACCACGGTGCGTCAGCGCTCCGTGGTGGAAGCGCTGCGCATGTTGATGGAGCTGGCGCGCGGACCGCAGCCGCCGATCAAACCGCGCCAGACGATGAGCCGGCTGCGACCGCGGGTGGCGCGAACGCCCCGGCGCAGCGCCGTCAAGCGGCGCCGGCCGACGCGCACATAA
- the hfq gene encoding RNA chaperone Hfq — protein MAADRAQNLQDTFLNHVRKTKTPLTIFLVNGVKLQGIVTWFDNFCLLLRRDGHSQLVYKHAISTIMPGAPIQLFEGGEDAPA, from the coding sequence ATGGCGGCAGACCGCGCACAAAACCTACAAGACACCTTCCTTAATCACGTTCGAAAAACAAAAACGCCACTGACGATCTTCCTGGTCAACGGAGTAAAGCTGCAAGGGATTGTTACTTGGTTCGACAACTTCTGCTTGCTGCTTCGGCGCGACGGTCATTCGCAGCTTGTCTATAAGCATGCGATCTCGACCATCATGCCGGGGGCTCCGATCCAGCTGTTCGAAGGCGGCGAGGATGCTCCGGCTTGA
- the dusB gene encoding tRNA dihydrouridine synthase DusB has product MKIGEIAAANRVLLAPMSGVTDAPFRRLAARLGAGLVVSEMTASDELVHGRPMSLLRCERAGIGPHVVQLAGCEARWMAEGARVAEAGGADIIDINMGCPARHVTGGQSGSALMRDLDHALKLIEATIAAVKVPVTLKMRLGWDDRSLNAPELARRAESAGVQMITVHGRTRCQFYKGEANWNAVRAVRNAVSVPLVVNGDITSFDKAVQALKASGADAVMIGRGAQGQPWLPGQIARRLETGKAETAPALAEQLAHVRALYDEVCSHYGLRIGLKHARKHLGWALETAAQYSRTPAETLKGWRQKILTSEDPRRVHRSLQDAFDDFAWSAAA; this is encoded by the coding sequence TTGAAAATAGGCGAAATTGCTGCCGCCAACCGGGTTCTCCTGGCGCCGATGTCCGGCGTCACCGATGCCCCCTTCAGACGCCTGGCTGCCCGCCTCGGCGCCGGATTGGTCGTCTCCGAGATGACCGCCAGCGACGAACTTGTGCACGGCAGGCCAATGTCGCTTCTGCGCTGCGAGAGAGCTGGGATCGGACCGCACGTTGTTCAGCTGGCGGGCTGCGAGGCGCGCTGGATGGCGGAGGGCGCCCGCGTTGCGGAAGCCGGCGGCGCCGACATCATCGACATCAACATGGGCTGTCCGGCGCGTCACGTCACCGGCGGGCAGTCGGGCTCGGCGCTGATGCGCGATCTCGATCATGCGCTCAAGCTGATCGAAGCAACGATTGCTGCGGTCAAGGTTCCGGTGACGTTGAAGATGCGGCTCGGCTGGGACGATCGATCGCTCAACGCGCCCGAACTGGCGCGCCGCGCGGAAAGCGCTGGCGTGCAGATGATCACCGTGCACGGCCGCACGCGCTGCCAGTTCTATAAAGGCGAGGCGAACTGGAATGCGGTGCGCGCGGTCAGGAATGCGGTCTCCGTACCGCTTGTCGTCAACGGCGATATCACCTCGTTCGACAAGGCTGTACAGGCGCTGAAGGCCTCGGGGGCGGACGCCGTGATGATCGGGCGCGGCGCGCAGGGCCAACCCTGGCTGCCCGGACAGATCGCGCGTCGGCTCGAAACCGGTAAGGCCGAGACCGCTCCGGCGCTCGCCGAACAGCTCGCCCATGTGCGCGCCCTCTATGACGAGGTTTGCAGCCATTACGGGCTGCGCATCGGGCTCAAGCACGCCCGCAAGCATCTCGGCTGGGCGCTGGAAACCGCCGCCCAATACAGCCGTACGCCGGCAGAGACGCTGAAGGGCTGGCGGCAGAAGATTCTGACGTCGGAGGACCCACGCCGCGTGCATCGATCGCTGCAGGATGCGTTCGATGATTTCGCATGGAGTGCTGCTGCATGA
- the ntrC gene encoding nitrogen regulation protein NR(I), protein MPAGSILVADDDTAIRTVLNQALSRAGYEVRLTGNAATLWRWVSQGEGDLVITDVVMPDENAFDLLPRIKKMRPNLPVIVMSAQNTFMTAIRASERGAYEYLPKPFDLKELITIVGRALAEPKERVTSAADDSEFDSIPLVGRSPAMQEIYRVLARLMQTDLTVMISGESGTGKELVARALHDYGKRRNGPFVAVNMAAIPRDLIESELFGHERGAFTGANTRASGRFEQAEGGTLFLDEIGDMPMEAQTRLLRVLQQGEYTTVGGRTPIKTDVRIVAASNKDLRILIQQGLFREDLFFRLNVVPLRLPPLRERIEDLPDLIRHFFSLAEKDGLPPKKLDALALERLKQHRWPGNVRELENLARRLAALYPQDVITASVIDGELAPPAVTSGGNAPIGVENLGGAVEAYLSSHFSGFPNGVPPPGLYHRILKEIEVPLLTAALAATRGNQIRAADLLGLNRNTLRKKIRDLDIQVYRSGG, encoded by the coding sequence ATGCCCGCAGGTAGCATACTCGTTGCCGATGACGACACCGCCATCCGCACGGTTCTGAACCAGGCGCTTTCGCGCGCCGGATACGAAGTGCGCCTGACCGGAAACGCCGCGACGCTGTGGCGCTGGGTCAGCCAGGGCGAGGGCGATCTCGTCATCACCGACGTGGTGATGCCAGACGAGAACGCGTTCGACCTCTTGCCGCGCATCAAGAAGATGCGGCCAAACCTTCCCGTCATCGTCATGAGCGCGCAGAACACCTTCATGACGGCGATCCGCGCCTCGGAGCGTGGCGCTTACGAATACCTGCCGAAACCGTTCGACCTGAAGGAGCTCATCACCATCGTCGGCCGGGCGCTCGCCGAGCCGAAGGAGCGGGTGACGAGTGCGGCCGATGATTCCGAGTTCGACTCGATCCCCCTGGTCGGCCGCTCGCCGGCGATGCAGGAAATCTACCGCGTGCTGGCGCGGCTGATGCAGACGGACCTCACGGTGATGATCTCCGGCGAGTCCGGCACCGGCAAGGAGCTGGTTGCCCGCGCGCTGCATGACTACGGCAAGCGCCGTAACGGCCCGTTCGTCGCGGTCAACATGGCGGCGATCCCGCGCGACCTCATCGAATCCGAATTGTTCGGCCATGAGCGCGGCGCGTTCACCGGCGCCAATACCCGAGCCTCCGGCCGGTTCGAACAGGCCGAGGGCGGGACGTTGTTCCTCGACGAAATCGGCGACATGCCGATGGAGGCGCAGACGCGGCTATTACGCGTGCTGCAGCAGGGAGAATACACCACGGTCGGCGGCCGCACCCCGATCAAGACCGACGTCCGGATCGTGGCCGCCAGCAACAAGGATCTGCGCATCCTGATCCAGCAGGGGCTGTTCCGGGAGGACCTGTTCTTCCGACTCAACGTCGTGCCGCTGCGCCTGCCGCCACTTCGCGAGCGGATCGAGGATCTGCCTGACCTCATCAGGCATTTCTTCTCGCTCGCCGAGAAGGACGGCCTGCCGCCGAAGAAGCTCGACGCGCTGGCGCTGGAGCGCCTCAAGCAGCACCGCTGGCCTGGCAACGTCCGCGAGCTCGAAAACCTCGCGCGCCGGCTGGCCGCGCTCTACCCGCAGGACGTCATCACGGCCTCGGTGATCGATGGCGAATTGGCGCCGCCCGCCGTCACCTCAGGCGGCAACGCGCCGATCGGTGTTGAGAATCTCGGTGGGGCGGTCGAGGCCTACCTGTCCTCACACTTCTCGGGTTTCCCGAACGGCGTGCCGCCGCCGGGACTCTACCACCGCATCCTCAAGGAGATCGAGGTGCCGCTGCTCACCGCAGCGCTGGCAGCCACGCGCGGCAACCAGATTCGCGCCGCCGACCTGCTCGGCCTCAACCGCAATACGCTGCGCAAGAAGATCAGAGACCTCGATATCCAGGTCTATCGGAGCGGCGGGTAG
- a CDS encoding sigma-54 dependent transcriptional regulator: MASDILIVDDEADIRDLVAGILEDEGFNTRTARDSDSALAEISSRRPHLVFLDIWLQGSKLDGLQLLEQVKKEHADVPVVMISGHGNIETAVAAIKRGAYDFIEKPFKSDRLILVATRALENSRLKREVKELKQLAPTASVLTGRSACMNQLRQTIDRAAKANSRILIVGPSGSGKELVARTLHNASSRAEGPFVVINAAAITPERMEVELFGIEQTNGEHPRKPGALEEAHGGTLFIDEIADMPRETQNKILRVLVDQTFQRSGGTAKIHVDVRIISSTARNLEEEIAEGRFREDLYHRLSVVPIRVPPLSERREDIPELIDYFMDQISAATGLPKRQIGQDAMAVLQSHVWPGNVRQLRNNVERVMILAGGGPEAIITADMLPQDVGSMVPAMPTSNNGEHIMGLPLREAREVFERDYLIAQISRFSGNISRTAEFVGMERSALHRKLKALGVG, translated from the coding sequence ATGGCCAGTGACATTCTGATTGTCGATGACGAAGCCGATATTCGTGACCTCGTTGCGGGCATCCTGGAGGACGAAGGCTTCAATACGCGTACTGCGCGCGACAGCGATTCGGCGCTGGCCGAGATTTCCAGCCGCCGGCCGCATCTGGTGTTTCTCGATATCTGGCTGCAGGGCTCCAAGCTCGACGGGTTGCAATTGCTCGAGCAGGTCAAGAAGGAGCATGCCGACGTTCCCGTGGTGATGATTTCCGGGCACGGCAACATCGAGACCGCCGTCGCTGCGATCAAGCGCGGCGCCTATGACTTCATCGAAAAGCCCTTCAAGTCCGACCGGCTGATCCTAGTGGCGACGCGGGCGCTGGAGAATTCACGCCTCAAGCGCGAAGTGAAGGAGCTGAAACAGCTGGCGCCCACCGCGAGCGTTCTCACCGGACGCTCCGCCTGCATGAATCAGTTGCGCCAGACCATCGACCGCGCGGCGAAGGCCAACAGCCGCATCCTGATCGTCGGCCCGTCCGGCTCGGGGAAGGAACTGGTCGCGCGCACGCTCCACAATGCATCGAGCCGTGCAGAAGGACCGTTCGTCGTCATCAACGCCGCGGCGATCACGCCGGAGCGGATGGAGGTGGAGCTGTTCGGTATCGAACAGACCAACGGCGAGCATCCGCGCAAGCCGGGCGCGCTGGAAGAGGCCCACGGTGGCACGCTGTTCATCGACGAAATCGCTGACATGCCGCGCGAGACCCAGAACAAGATCCTGCGCGTGCTGGTCGACCAGACCTTCCAGCGCTCGGGCGGCACGGCCAAGATCCATGTCGATGTCCGCATCATCTCCTCGACGGCGCGCAACCTGGAGGAAGAGATCGCGGAAGGGCGCTTCCGCGAGGATCTCTACCATCGCCTGTCGGTGGTGCCGATCCGGGTTCCTCCGCTGTCGGAGCGCCGCGAGGACATCCCCGAACTGATCGACTATTTCATGGACCAGATATCGGCGGCGACCGGCCTGCCGAAGCGGCAGATCGGCCAGGACGCGATGGCGGTACTGCAGTCCCATGTCTGGCCCGGCAACGTCCGCCAGCTCCGCAACAATGTCGAACGGGTCATGATTCTGGCCGGTGGCGGGCCTGAAGCGATCATCACCGCCGACATGCTGCCGCAGGATGTCGGGTCGATGGTGCCGGCGATGCCGACCAGCAACAACGGCGAGCACATCATGGGGTTGCCGCTGCGCGAGGCGCGGGAAGTGTTCGAACGTGACTACCTGATCGCGCAGATCAGCCGGTTCTCCGGCAACATCTCGCGCACCGCCGAATTCGTCGGCATGGAGCGTTCGGCACTGCACCGCAAGTTGAAGGCGCTTGGAGTCGGTTGA
- a CDS encoding PAS domain-containing sensor histidine kinase: protein MTTAETTSAPSLDPSLAESGGGILRKWVAPFAVAIALLSAFLTFMVLAGLTPIEPTRHVVYSFLLINAATVLLLVGIIVREVWLVIQARRRGRAAARLHVQIVGLFSVIAVLPAVVVAIVANVTLDRGLDRLFSGPTRAAIENSLNIARAYVNEHAYLINSDILGMANDLSNARPLYDQDRQSFLELLTSNAASRNLPGAMLIDKDRNVLVTAQTGINQQFATPPQEFLNDVSETKPEIGVFPEENYVAAVIRLRGFTDTFLYVARLLEPRVVSQLKQTQASVAEYAQIEARRLGIQVTFALMFAVIALTILMASVLIGLNFANWLVAPIRNLMSAANIVSTGDLHVQVPVHKSEGDLAQLGETFNKMTAELRSQRDELVSASDLIDSRRRFIEAVLSSASAGIIGVDASGSVGILNRSAEKLIGHAESETLDHPLSDVLPELDDMMKTAREGAQRLVQGQITIMRDGHERNLSVRVSAEQTSGSRDSYIITLDDITELVSAQRTSAWGDVARRIAHEIKNPLTPIQLSAERIRRKFGKVIIEDKNIFEQCTETIVRQVDDIRRMVDEFSRFARMPKPVMEGEDVADTVRQAVFLMKVGHPDLDIEADIKQDPMRAQFDRRLISQALTNIIKNATEAIEQVPPEELGKGRIDVVAARENDDIVIDVVDNGIGLPKVSRARLLEPYVTTRAKGTGLGLAIVGRVLEDHGGRIELKDASDFRPGQRGAWMRLRFAVSGQAKPPTAEAGRRASETKGSSSETNAAASATNDQAKTEAATGN, encoded by the coding sequence ATGACCACCGCAGAGACGACCTCGGCACCATCATTAGACCCGTCGCTTGCCGAATCCGGAGGAGGGATCCTGCGGAAATGGGTGGCGCCGTTTGCGGTTGCGATCGCGCTGCTGTCGGCGTTTCTGACCTTCATGGTCCTGGCCGGCCTGACACCGATCGAGCCGACCCGGCACGTTGTCTATTCGTTCCTGCTGATCAATGCGGCGACCGTCCTGCTGCTGGTTGGCATCATCGTCCGCGAAGTCTGGCTGGTGATCCAGGCGCGGCGGCGCGGCCGGGCGGCGGCGCGGCTGCACGTCCAGATCGTCGGCCTGTTCTCCGTCATCGCCGTACTCCCGGCGGTCGTGGTTGCCATTGTCGCCAATGTCACCCTCGATCGCGGCCTCGATAGGTTGTTTTCCGGGCCGACGCGCGCCGCGATCGAGAACTCGCTGAACATTGCCCGGGCCTACGTCAATGAGCACGCCTATCTGATCAACAGCGACATCCTCGGGATGGCCAACGACCTCTCGAATGCGCGGCCGCTTTACGACCAGGACCGGCAGTCATTTTTGGAGTTGCTGACCAGCAATGCGGCATCGCGCAATTTGCCCGGCGCGATGCTGATCGACAAGGATCGCAACGTTCTGGTGACGGCGCAAACCGGCATCAACCAGCAATTTGCGACGCCGCCCCAGGAGTTCCTCAACGATGTCAGCGAAACCAAGCCGGAGATCGGGGTCTTTCCGGAAGAAAACTATGTCGCTGCCGTCATTCGCCTGCGCGGCTTTACCGACACTTTCCTTTATGTTGCCCGGCTGCTCGAACCCCGGGTGGTCAGCCAGCTGAAGCAGACGCAGGCAAGCGTTGCCGAATATGCCCAGATCGAGGCGCGCCGGCTCGGCATCCAGGTCACCTTCGCGCTGATGTTTGCAGTGATTGCGCTGACGATCTTGATGGCGTCGGTGCTGATCGGATTGAACTTTGCCAACTGGCTGGTGGCGCCGATCCGCAATCTGATGAGCGCGGCCAATATCGTCTCGACCGGCGATCTGCACGTCCAGGTGCCGGTCCACAAATCCGAGGGCGACCTCGCGCAGCTCGGCGAGACCTTCAACAAGATGACGGCCGAACTGCGCAGCCAGCGCGACGAGCTGGTCAGCGCGTCTGACCTGATCGACAGCCGCCGCCGCTTCATCGAGGCGGTGCTGTCCTCGGCCAGCGCCGGCATCATCGGCGTCGATGCGTCGGGCAGCGTCGGCATTCTGAACCGCTCGGCCGAGAAGCTGATTGGCCACGCCGAATCCGAGACGCTCGACCATCCGCTGTCGGACGTGCTGCCCGAGCTCGACGACATGATGAAGACCGCGCGCGAAGGAGCGCAGCGCCTGGTGCAGGGCCAGATCACGATCATGCGCGACGGCCATGAGCGCAACCTGTCGGTCCGCGTCAGCGCCGAGCAGACCAGCGGCTCGCGCGACAGCTACATCATCACGCTCGACGACATCACCGAGCTGGTCTCGGCGCAGCGAACCTCGGCATGGGGCGACGTGGCGCGGCGCATCGCCCATGAAATCAAGAACCCGCTGACGCCGATCCAGCTCTCCGCGGAACGAATCCGCCGTAAATTCGGCAAGGTCATCATCGAAGACAAGAACATCTTCGAACAATGTACCGAAACCATCGTACGACAGGTCGACGACATCAGAAGGATGGTCGATGAATTCTCCCGCTTCGCGCGGATGCCAAAGCCGGTCATGGAAGGCGAGGACGTCGCCGATACCGTGCGGCAGGCGGTATTTCTCATGAAGGTCGGCCATCCCGATCTCGATATCGAGGCCGATATCAAGCAGGATCCGATGCGCGCGCAGTTCGACCGCCGGCTGATCTCGCAGGCGCTGACCAACATCATCAAGAACGCGACCGAGGCGATCGAGCAGGTGCCGCCGGAAGAACTCGGCAAGGGCCGCATCGACGTCGTCGCCGCCCGCGAAAACGACGACATCGTGATCGACGTGGTCGACAATGGCATCGGACTGCCCAAGGTGAGCCGTGCGCGGCTGCTGGAGCCCTATGTGACGACGCGGGCAAAGGGCACTGGACTCGGGCTCGCCATTGTCGGCCGCGTATTGGAAGACCATGGCGGCCGCATCGAACTCAAGGACGCTTCCGATTTCCGGCCCGGGCAGCGCGGGGCGTGGATGCGGCTGCGCTTCGCCGTCTCCGGCCAGGCGAAGCCGCCGACTGCGGAAGCAGGTCGGCGGGCAAGTGAAACAAAAGGGTCGTCAAGCGAAACCAATGCGGCGGCATCCGCGACCAATGATCAAGCAAAAACCGAAGCCGCGACAGGCAACTGA
- the hflX gene encoding GTPase HflX codes for MEPLDRKGNADRPRSAEGQQSGRVVVIGPYLRMRRGDADAQANDSVRDFEARLDEAAGLARAIDLMIADAVIAPVGQIRPATYLGKGKVEEITGLIAGHDIELVVMDCALSPIQQRNLEKAWSTKVLDRTGLILEIFGRRAKTKEGALQVELAHLNYQRSRLVRSWTHLERQRGGFGFMGGPGETQIEADRRLIGDRITRLESELKKVQATRRLHRAGRQRVPYRVVALVGYTNAGKSTLFNRLTRADVQAVDMLFATLDPTLRALSLPHGGKAMLSDTVGFISNLPTQLVAAFRATLEEVLEADIILHVRDISHEDAEAQERDVDAVLRQLGIDPDAGGRILEVWNKIDRFDSDERENLRNIASRRPPERPCFLVSAATGEGINELLTAIEERLATTRTTLDLSIDAADGAGISWLHRNAEVLAKELHDGRFDMTVRVDETKRDIVVNRFAAVPHVA; via the coding sequence TTGGAACCCCTCGACCGTAAAGGGAACGCCGACCGTCCGCGGTCGGCAGAGGGTCAACAAAGCGGGCGGGTGGTCGTCATCGGCCCTTACTTGCGAATGCGCCGTGGCGATGCCGATGCGCAGGCGAACGATTCCGTGCGCGATTTCGAAGCCCGGCTCGATGAAGCCGCCGGGCTCGCGCGGGCCATCGACCTCATGATCGCCGATGCCGTGATCGCGCCGGTCGGCCAGATCCGGCCGGCGACCTATCTCGGCAAGGGCAAGGTCGAGGAGATCACCGGCCTGATCGCGGGCCATGACATCGAGCTGGTGGTGATGGACTGCGCGCTGTCGCCGATCCAGCAGCGCAATCTCGAGAAGGCCTGGAGCACCAAAGTGCTCGACCGCACCGGCCTGATCCTGGAAATCTTCGGCCGCCGCGCCAAGACCAAGGAAGGCGCGCTGCAGGTCGAGCTGGCGCATCTGAACTATCAGCGCAGCCGCCTGGTACGGTCCTGGACGCATCTGGAGCGCCAGCGCGGCGGCTTCGGCTTCATGGGCGGCCCCGGCGAGACCCAGATCGAAGCCGACCGCCGGCTGATCGGCGACCGCATCACGCGGCTGGAGAGCGAGCTGAAGAAGGTGCAGGCGACGCGGCGGCTGCATCGCGCCGGCCGGCAGCGTGTGCCGTACCGCGTGGTGGCGCTGGTCGGTTACACCAATGCCGGCAAGTCGACGCTGTTCAACCGCCTGACGCGCGCCGACGTGCAGGCGGTGGACATGCTGTTTGCGACGCTCGATCCGACCTTACGCGCGCTGAGCCTGCCGCATGGCGGCAAGGCGATGCTGTCGGACACCGTCGGATTCATCTCCAACCTGCCGACGCAGCTCGTCGCCGCATTCCGTGCCACGTTGGAAGAGGTGCTGGAGGCCGACATCATTCTCCACGTCCGCGATATCTCGCATGAGGACGCCGAGGCGCAGGAGCGCGATGTCGATGCCGTGCTGCGCCAGCTTGGAATCGATCCTGACGCCGGCGGACGCATCCTCGAAGTCTGGAACAAGATCGACCGCTTCGATTCCGACGAGCGCGAGAACCTGCGCAACATCGCATCCCGCCGCCCGCCGGAGCGGCCATGTTTTCTGGTCTCCGCCGCCACCGGGGAGGGGATCAACGAGCTATTGACCGCGATCGAGGAGCGGCTGGCCACTACACGCACGACACTCGATCTGTCGATCGATGCCGCCGATGGCGCCGGGATCAGCTGGCTTCATCGCAATGCTGAAGTGCTCGCCAAGGAACTTCACGACGGCCGCTTCGACATGACGGTGCGCGTCGACGAGACCAAGCGCGATATCGTGGTCAATCGCTTCGCGGCCGTGCCGCACGTGGCGTGA
- a CDS encoding nitrogen regulation protein NR(II), which produces MTSAAEHRRAVPTDSEAILNALPNPVLLVAPDGRIVDANIAAESFFEISAQFLRRQSLKELVPFGSPLLALIDQVRASGSPVNEYKVDLGTPRIGGDRQVDLHVAPLTERPGHIVVMLQERTIADKMDRQLTHRSAARSVIALAAMLAHEIKNPLSGIRGAAQLLEQAASSEDRMLTRLICDEADRIVTLVDRMEVFGDDRPVARGPVNIHSVLDHVKRLAQSGFARNIRFIEEYDPSLPPVLANQDQLIQVFLNLVKNAAEAVADLGSDAEIQLTTAFRPGVRLSVPGKKSRVSLPLEFCVKDNGSGVPEDLLPNLFDPFVTTKQTGSGLGLALVAKIVGDHGGIIECESQPRKTTFRVLMPMFNPAKQFDQSNRDGVPGTLPPASQDAR; this is translated from the coding sequence ATGACCTCAGCCGCAGAGCATCGCCGCGCCGTGCCCACCGACAGCGAGGCCATCCTCAACGCGCTGCCCAATCCGGTGTTGCTGGTGGCGCCCGATGGCCGCATCGTTGATGCCAATATCGCCGCCGAATCCTTTTTCGAAATCTCGGCGCAGTTCCTGCGCCGTCAATCCCTCAAGGAGCTGGTACCGTTCGGTAGTCCACTGCTGGCGCTGATCGACCAGGTGCGCGCGAGCGGTTCGCCGGTCAACGAATATAAGGTCGACCTCGGCACGCCCCGTATCGGTGGCGATCGCCAGGTCGATCTTCACGTCGCACCGCTCACCGAACGGCCCGGCCACATCGTCGTGATGCTGCAGGAGCGCACCATCGCCGACAAGATGGACCGGCAGCTCACGCACCGCAGCGCGGCGCGCTCGGTGATCGCGCTGGCTGCGATGCTGGCGCATGAGATCAAGAATCCCTTGTCCGGCATTCGCGGGGCAGCGCAATTGCTGGAGCAGGCGGCATCCTCCGAAGACCGCATGCTGACCCGGCTGATTTGCGACGAAGCCGACCGCATCGTCACGCTGGTCGATCGCATGGAAGTGTTTGGCGACGACCGCCCGGTGGCGCGCGGGCCGGTCAACATCCATTCCGTGCTCGATCACGTCAAACGGCTGGCGCAATCCGGCTTCGCCCGCAACATCCGCTTTATCGAGGAATACGATCCGTCGCTGCCGCCGGTGCTGGCCAATCAGGATCAGCTCATCCAGGTGTTCCTCAACCTCGTCAAGAACGCCGCGGAAGCCGTTGCCGATCTCGGCAGCGATGCGGAGATCCAGCTCACCACCGCCTTCCGTCCCGGTGTCCGCCTGTCGGTGCCGGGCAAGAAATCGCGCGTGTCGCTGCCGCTCGAGTTCTGCGTCAAGGACAATGGTTCCGGCGTGCCGGAAGACTTGCTGCCGAACCTGTTCGATCCCTTCGTGACGACAAAGCAGACCGGCAGCGGGCTCGGGCTCGCGCTGGTCGCCAAGATCGTCGGCGATCACGGCGGCATCATCGAATGCGAATCCCAGCCGCGGAAGACGACGTTCCGCGTGCTGATGCCGATGTTCAATCCAGCCAAACAGTTCGACCAAAGCAACCGCGACGGCGTTCCGGGTACGCTGCCGCCTGCCTCACAGGACGCAAGATGA